A part of Liolophura sinensis isolate JHLJ2023 chromosome 1, CUHK_Ljap_v2, whole genome shotgun sequence genomic DNA contains:
- the LOC135477755 gene encoding sorting nexin-4-like, whose protein sequence is MADSEKEEFLVESEDNEAKQQERNENLKSTIKETTARRKTNLLQWMEITVSEPEKRSGISMKMQETFTVYLIETRVTDPNMKGYTEDTTSAWRRYSEFELLRNYLEITYPAVVVPPLPEKKATYVWQKSGRDNFDPDFVERRRAGLEIFLLRLAAHSTLSQDQIFQTFLKKEDGWKDMVYSTDFQNKADSKLKALSASFRLKKPDRRFDELKNYSNELQSNILSLLKIRARLADRLYAIHKVHGNYARVLNEWSSIDKDIADPLQGAAHYMDVFANNVDGILDEEEQYADQLKEYLGFGDSLRFVCKKQECLQYDLERVEDSLSYKASQKEMLLQGKTGGFSLSSVKTKLFGSDTPEQRDQKIKQLEEQIALNEEELKTITAETQKFVELALRDIDRFERQKVKDLKEIFTNFAIMQIKQCKKGIAIWTSAKDCFGKM, encoded by the exons ATGGCAGACAGCGAGAAGGAGGAGTTCTTGGTGGAGTCGGAAGATAATGAGGCCAAGCAGCAAGagagaaatgaaaatttaaagtCTACTATCAAAGAGACAACGGCTAGAAGAAAG ACAAATCTCTTACAATGGATGGAAATCACAGTCTCAGAGCCAGAGAAGAGGTCTGGCATCTCTATGAAGATGCAGGAAACATTTACTGTATACCTTATAGAGACAAG AGTAACAGACCCAAACATGAAGGGTTACACTGAAGATACTACATCTGCCTGGCGTCGTTACAGTGAATTTGAGCTGCTCAGAAATTACCTGGAAATCACCTACCCTGCAGTAGTGGTACCCCCTCTGCCCGAGAAAAAG GCAACTTATGTATGGCAGAAATCTGGTAGGGATAATTTTGATCCCGATTTTGTGGAGCGAAGGAGAGCTGGTCTTGAG atTTTCTTGTTGCGGTTAGCTGCTCATTCAACCTTATCTCAGGATCAAATTTTTCAAACGTTTTTGAAGAAG GAAGATGGCTGGAAGGATATGGTATACTCAACAGACTTCCAAAATAAG gCAGATTCAAAGTTAAAAGCCCTTAGTGCATCTTTTAGGCTGAAGAAACCAGATAG gcgaTTTGATGAACTGAAGAACTACAGCAATGAACTTCAAAGCAACATTTTAAGCTTGTTGAAAATTCGTGCT AGGCTGGCTGACAGGCTGTACGCAATCCACAAAGTGCATGGTAACTATGCGCGAGTGTTGAATGAATGGAGCTCTATTGATAAAGACATAGCTGACCCATTACAGGGAGCTGCTCATTACATGGATGT GTTTGCTAATAACGTAGATGGTATATTGGATGAAGAGGAGCAGTATGCTGACCAGTTGAAGGAATACCTGGGCTTCGGGGATTCCCTCAG GTTTGTATGTAAGAAACAGGAATGTTTACAGTACGACCTGGAGCGAGTAGAGGACAGCCTGTCATACAAGGCCAGCCAGAAGGAAATGCTT CTACAAGGTAAAACTGGAGGCTTTTCACTAAGCAGTGTAAAGACAAAGTTATTTGGTAGTGACACACCAGAGCAACGGGATCAGAAGATCAAGCAGCTGGAGGAACAAATCGCTCTTAATGAGGAGGAGTTAAAAACCATCACTGCAGAGACACA gaAGTTTGTTGAGTTGGCGTTAAGAGATATAGACAGGTTTGAGCGACAAAAAGTGAAAGATCTCAAGGAAATTTTCACTAATTTTGCAATTATGCAAATAAAGCAATGTAAGAAG GGTATTGCAATATGGACAAGTGCCAAAGATTGTTTTGGAAAGATGTGA